Below is a genomic region from Escherichia ruysiae.
GGAAACCAACGGCCATGTAGCGGTAAAAGCCTGGCAGGCGCTGGGCGAGATCACCGGGCGTGAACATACTCATCTGGCGCTACACAAAGAGGATGAGAAGATTCGCTTTCGCGATATTCAGGCGCAACCACGTAAAATCATTTCCAGCCCCACCTGGTCCGGTCTGGAAAGCGATCACGTCTCCTATAACGCGGGATACACCAACGTTCACGAGTTAATTCCGTGGCGCACGCTGTCGGGACGCCAGCAGCTCTATCAGGATCATCCCTGGATGCGCGCCTTTGGTGAAAGTCTGGTGGCTTATCGCCCGCCTATCGACACCCGCAGTGTCAGTGACATGCGTCAGATCCCGCCAAACGGCTTCCCGGAAAAAGCACTTAACTTCCTGACGCCGCACCAGAAATGGGGCATTCACTCTACCTACAGTGAAAACCTGCTAATGCTGACGCTCTCGCGCGGCGGGCCGATTGTCTGGATCAGCGAAACCGATGCCCGCGAACTGACCATTGTTGATAACGACTGGGTGGAAGTGTTTAACGCCAACGGTGCGCTGACGGCTCGTGCGGTAGTCAGTCAGCGAGTGCCGCCGGGCATGACCATGATGTATCACGCTCAGGAACGCATTATGAATATCCCCGGTTCAGAAGTGACCGGAATGCGCGGCGGTATTCACAACTCAGTCACCCGCGTTTGCCCGAAACCGACGCATATGATTGGCGGTTACGCGCAACTGGCCTGGGGCTTTAACTACTACGGCACCGTCGGCTCGAACCGCGATGAGTTCATCATGATCCGTAAGATGAAAAACGTTAACTGGCTGGACGATGAAGGTCGCGATCAGGTACAGGAGGCGAAAAAATGAAAATACGTTCGCAAGTCGGCATGGTGCTTAACCTCGATAAATGTATCGGCTGCCACACCTGTTCGGTGACCTGTAAAAACGTCTGGACCGGGCGCGAAGGCATGGAGTACGCATGGTTTAACAACGTCGAAACCAAACCGGGCATTGGTTATCCGAAAAACTGGGAAGATCAGGAAGAGTGGCAAGGCGGCTGGGTACGTGATGTGAATGGCAAGATCCGCCCTCGCCTGGGCAGCAAGATGGGCGTAATAACTAAAATCTTCGCCAACCCGGTGATACCGCAGATTGACGACTACTACGAACCTTTCACCTTCGACTACGAACATTTGCATAGCGCGCCGGAAGGTAAACACATTCCCACTGCCCGCCCACGTTCGCTGATTGACGGCAAACGGATGGACAAAGTGATCTGGGGGCCAAACTGGGAAGAATTGCTGGGCGGCGAGTTTGAAAAACGCGCCCGCGACCGCAACTTCGAAGCCATGCAAAAGGAGATGTACGGTCAGTTTGAAAACACTTTCATGATGTACCTGCCGCGCCTTTGCGAACACTGCCTCAACCCCAGCTGCGTGGCGACCTGCCCCAGCGGCGCTATCTACAAACGCGAAGAAGACGGCATTGTGCTGATCGATCAGGATAAATGTCGTGGCTGGCGCTTGTGCATTAGCGGTTGTCCGTACAAAAAAATCTACTTCAACTGGAAAAGCGGCAAGTCGGAAAAATGCATCTTCTGTTATCCGCGAATTGAGTCCGGTCAGCCCACGGTCTGCTCCGAAACCTGCGTGGGGCGCATTCGTTATCTTGGTGTACTGCTCTACGACGCCGACCGCATCGAGGAAGCAGCGAGCACCGAGCGCGAAGTTGATCTCTATGAACGCCAGTGCGAAGTGTTCCTCGATCCGCACGATCCATCAGTGATCGAAGAAGCCCTGAAACAAGGTATCCCGCAAAACGTGATTGAGGCAGCCCAGCGTTCACCGGTTTACAAAATGGCAATGGACTGGAAACTGGCGCTACCGTTGCACCCGGAATATCGCACCCTGCCGATGGTCTGGTACGTGCCGCCGCTGTCGCCGATTCAGTCTTACGCCGACGCGGGCGGACTGCCCAAAAGCGAAGGCGTACTTCCCGCCATCGAAAGCCTGCGTATTCCGGTGCAATACCTCGCCAATATGTTGAGTGCGGGCGATACCGGCCCTGTACTGCGGGCGCTGAAACGGATGATGGCAATGCGCCACTATATGCGTTCGCAAACCGTAGAAGGTGTAACTGATACCCGCGCGATCGACGAAGTCGGGCTGAGCGTCGCCCAGGTGGAAGATATGTATCGCTATCTCGCTATCGCCAACTATGAAGATCGGTTTGTCATTCCGACCAGTCATCGGGAAATGGCGGGCGACGCCTTCGGTGAACGCAACGGCTGCGGCTTTACTTTTGGCGACGGTTGCCACGGCTCTGATACTAAATTCAATCTGTTCAACAGTAGCCGGATCGATGCTATCGACATTACCGAAGTACGCAATAAAGCGGAGGGGGAATAATGCAAATCCTCAAAGTGATTGGCCTGTTGATGGAGTATCCGGACGAGCTGCTATGGGAGAACAAAGACGACGCGCTGGCGCTGATTCGCCACGACGCGCCGATGCTCACCGATTTCACCTGCGACCTGCTTAATGCGCCGCTGTTGGATAAACAGGCTGAATGGTGTGAAGTGTTTGACCGTGGACGTACCACCTCGCTGCTGCTATTTGAACATGTTCATGCCGAGTCACGCGATCGCGGTCAGGCAATGGTGGATCTGCTGGCGGAGTATGAAAAAGTCGGCCTGCAACTAAATTGTCGCGAGTTGCCTGATTATCTGCCTTTGTATCTGGAGTATTTAAGTGTGCTACCCGACAACCAGGCTAAAGAAGGTTTGCTCAACGTTGCGCCAATCCTCGCCCTGCTCGGCGGGCGCTTAAAACAACGTGAGGCGCCGTGGTATCCGTTGTTTGACGCCCTGCTGCATCTGGCGGGAAGTACACTCTCAAGTGACAGTGTCACAAAACAGATACGCAGCGAGGAGCGCGACGACACCCGTCAGGCACTGGATGCCGTGTGGGAAGAGGAACAGGTGAAGTTTATTGAAGATAACGCCACGGCGTGTGACAGCTCGCCGCTTAATCAATATCAGCGACGCTTTAGTCAGGATGTCGCACCGCAGTATGTGGACATCAGTGCGGGAGGTGGGAAATGATTCAGTATCTGAACGTCTTTTTTTACGATATCTACCCGTACTTGTGTGGCACGGTTTTTATCCTCGGAAGCTGGTTGCGCTACGATTACGGGCAGTACACCTGGCGTGCCTCCTCAAGCCAGATGTTGGATAAACGCGGAATGGTGCTGTGGTCGAACTTGTTCCATATCGGTATTCTGGGGATCTTCTTCGGTCATCTGTTCGGCATGTTAACGCCGCACTGGATGTACGCGTGGTTCCTTCCGGTGGCGGTAAAACAGCAGATGGCGATGATCCTCGGCGGTATTTGCGGGGTGTTGACGCTGATTGGCGGTGCGGGGCTGCTGGTGCGTCGTTTAACAAATCCGCGTATCAGGGCGACGTCTTCTGGTGCGGATATCCTGATCCTCGCCATTTTGTTAATTCAGTGCATTCTTGGGTTAACCACCATACCCTTTTCAGCACAACATCCGGACGGCAGTGAAATGATGAAGCTGGTGGGATGGGCGCAAAGCATCGTCACTTTCCAGGGCGGCGCATCGACGCATCTTGATGGCGTAGCATATATCTTCCGCGTTCATCTGGTGTTGGGAATGACCATCTTCCTGCTCTTCCCGTTCACCCGACTGGTGCATGTATGGAGCGCACCGTTTGAGTACTTTACCCGCAGGTATCAGATTGTGCGCTCACGGCGATAATTCTCATGCCGGCCGGATAGCCTTTCGCTCTCCGGCCGATTGCAGGCTATGATAGTTCTCCAGCCACAGGAGAACAGTAATGAAACCGCAGATTTACCACGTCGATGCTTTTACCTCTCAACCGTTTCGCGGCAATTCTGCCGGTGTTGTATTCCCTGCCGATAATCTTAGCGAAGCGCAAATGCAACTTATCGCCCGCGAGTTAGGCCATTCGGAAACGGCTTTTCTGCTGCGCAGTGACGACAGCGATGTACACATTCGCTACTTTACGCCAATGGTTGAAGTGCCAATTTGCGGTCACGCGACGGTAGCAGCGCACTATGTACGTTCAAAGGTATTGGGTTTGGGAAATTGCACCGTCTGGCAAACATCGTTGGCGGGAAAGCACCGTGTCACTATCGAAAAACAAAACGGTGATTATCGTATTTCTCTGGAGCAAGGCACGCCGGGCTTTGAACCGCCGCTGGAAGGTGAAGCTCGCGCGGCAATTATCAACGCGCTCCATCTCACTGAAGACGATATTTTGCCAGGCTTGCCAATTCAGGTGGCAACCACAGGACACTCAAAAGTGATGATTCCGCTGAAACCGGAAGTGGATATCGACGCCCTTTCGCCTGACCTTGCTGCGCTGACCGCTATCAGTAAACAGATTGGCTGCAATGGTTTCTTCCCCTTCCAGATCCGCCCAGGCAAAAATGAAACCGATGGTCGCATGTTCTCGCCGGCGATTGGTATTGTGGAAGATCCGGTGACCGGCAATGCCAATGGCCCAATGGGCGCATGGTTAGTGCATCACAACGTATTGCCCCACGATGGCAACGTGTTGCGTGTTAAAGGCCATCAGGGGCGAGCTCTGGGGCGTGACGGCGTGATTGATGTGACAGTGACTATTCGGGACAACCAACCGGAGAAAGTCACCATTTCTGGCACAGCGGTGATTTTGTTTCATGCCGAATGGGCCATTGATCTCTGAAACCGTTGCCGGTCCCAATTGCCTGATGCGCTTCGCTTATCAGACCTACAAGCGTGAATCTGTTGGCTAATTTAGGCCGGATAAGGCGTTTACGCCGCATCCGGCACAAACTATTTCCCTGCCTCCGGATGTGTGTCGAACGCTGCCATCACCAGTGCCAGTTCATCCACGGTAAACCCATGTTTCGCATCATCCACGCCCAGCCCAAATTGTTCCTGCATCACGGCATATAACGACGCCACATCCGATAGATTCCGCTGATCCACCGCGTGCCCATTTTCATAATGGGTGAAATGGAAATTGGTCAGCGTCAGCTTGCCACCGTCCGGCAAATGGCGGCACATCAACAGATGATGGCGAAAATGCGACTGCGGCCAGTGCGCCGACCAGAAATTGCCCATCACATAATCACTTTGTTGCTGCTCGCAGAGATCAAAACGGTACATCGACTGCCAGTGCTGATGATGATTAAACTGCAAAACCCAGTTATCACCCTCCTGCAACAACCGATACTCTCCGTGTGGCGTGGTTTGCGCGATATCCGGCACTAAACGGATTGGCGCGGTCAGCGTCTGACCACCAAAACCGACGTCGGCAATCCATTGTTCACCCTCCAGTTCTACTAACAACAGACGGTGCGTGCGCGGCGGCAACGATGGTGGGTTAGATAACACCACGCGACCTAACAAACTGCGAACGTTAAATCCCAGCTCACGTAACACTCGCTCAAACACACCATTCTGCTCAAAACAGTAACCGCCACGTCGCGCAGTCACCAGCTTCTCTTCAAGCGATTGATCATCAAGCTGGATTTCTCTCGGCAGCAAAACGTCGAGATTTTCAAATGGAATAGTGCAATTGTGTTTCAGGTGTAATGCTCGTAGCGTATCGATATTGACCGCAGCAGCACCCGTCCAGCGAATACGGGCAAAATAGTGATTCAGAATGGGCGTCATCAGGCGTTTCCCTTAGTGGTTTTCTCAATTTATAACCTGGAATGGACGCCACACCGGCTATTTTGTGCGATCGCGGACAAGCATCACGTTCGCAAATCGCCAATCCCGTTAATTTCGTTACTTATTGCGTTACGAGCTACGCTTTTAAAACCACTTTCTTAGCGAGGCGATACCGTGAGCCAATTTATTCCCGTTGAGTTGCATCATGCCAGCCGTCTGTTAAACCACGGCCCTACCGTCCTGATCACCAGTTTCGATGAGCAATCCCAGCGACGTAACATTATGGCTGCGGCCTGGTCGATGCCCGTGGAGTTCGAACCACCACGCGTGGCAATTGTGGTCGATAAATCGACATGGTCACGGGAGTTGATTGAACGTAGTGGCATGTTTGGCATTGTGATCCCAGGCGTCGCAGCAACAAACTGGACGTGGGCAGTGGGCAGCATTTCTGGGCGTGATGAAGATAAGTTTAACTGTTATGGCATTCCGGTTGTGAAAGGTCCGGTGCTTGGCTTGCCGGTGGTCGAAAAGAAATGTCTGGCATGGATGGAGTGCCGCTTGCTTCCCGCGACTTCTGCGCAAGAAAAATACGACACGCTGTTTGGCGAAGTGGTATCAGCAGCGGCAGACGCTCGTGTTTTTGTCGAAGGCCGCTGGCAATTTGATGACGATAAACTCAATACGCTACATCATTTAGGCGCTGGCACCTTTGTTACCAGCGGCAAGCGTGTTACGGCTGGTTAAGCAATTACATGCTGTAACCGGGTTTCTTTATCAAAGTCTCCATTTGGGGCGCGATTTCGGCGTCCCAGACAGCTTGCCACGATTCCGGTTGTATCTGGTGTAGGGCAATGCTTATCGAACTTTCTTTACTGTTCAGATGGCGAATAATGACGTCGGTAATCTCCGCCGCCAGTGCCGTTTTTTGTTGTTCATCCAGTTCACGGGGAAAACATTTAATGTCTATGTGCGGCATTGTTGTGCTCCTTTTTAAAGACTGCCAGCAAATTTAGCACAAGCCGAAAACGTCATGTGTTATTTGATGCGAAATGATGTGCGATATATACGCCGTCACTTTAATAACATACATATACTATTAGCTTCCGCGCCAATAAGCACCCGTCCTGTAACATACAGAATCTATTCTTTATTTATTATCATATTAAGAAGATTCACGACATCCAGCTTGCTGATTTATTAATGCCAATTATAGTTATTCTTGCCCTCAATCATAATTTTCAATCGTAATATCCTTTCTTTTATAAAGTCTTTCTGGAGACACTTGCGATGCAGCTTAACCATATTGCTAAAAGTCTGCTAGTCATGGGATTATTCACAACAAGTTCACTTCCTCTCATCGCAGCAGAAGCGCCCAAAGAGGCCTCCGCTGCCACCCAACAAGCGAATAACGCACTTTATAGTCAATTGCCGTTTTCCGATAACAGCGATTTTGCTGATGCTCATAAAGGTTTTATTGCTCCTTTACCTCAGGAAGTGATTAAGGGTGAACAAGGGAATGTAATCTGGAACCCACAGCAATATTCTTTTATCAAAGAAGGCGATAAAGCACCTGATACTGTCAATCCAAGTTTATGGCGTCAGGCGCAACTGATAAATATCAGCGGCTTATTTGAAGTGACTGAAGGCGTCTATCAGATTCGCAATCTCGATTTATCAAATATGACCATCATTGAAGGTAAAGAAGGTATTACCGTTGTTGATCCACTGGTTTCAGCAGAAACAGCTAAAGTTGGCATGGATCTTTATTATAAAAATCGCGGTCAAAAACCAGTGGTGGCGGTTATCTACACGCACAGTCATGTCGATCACTACGGCGGCGTTCGCGGTGTGGTTGATGAAGCTGACGTTAAGTCAGGAAAAACAAAAATTTATGCGCCAGCCGGATTTTTAGAAGAGGCTGTTTCAGAAAATATTATGGCTGGCAATGTAATGAGCCGTCGAGCCAGTTATATGTACGGTAATTTGTTGAAACCTGATGCTAAAGGTCAGGTCGGCGCTGGGCTGGGAACAACGACCTCAGCCGGAACGGTTACATTGATTGCCCCTACCAACTACATCACCAAAACCGGACAAAAAGAGACTATCGACGGGCTGACCTATGATTTTTTGATGGCGCCCGGTTCCGAAGCACCTTCCGAAATGCTGTGGTTTATTGAAGAAAAGAAACTGATCGAAACCGCAGAAGATGTCACGCACACCCTCCACAACACCTATTCTCTGCGTGGTGCCAAAATTCGTCAACCTCTCCCGTGGTCTAAATACATCAACGAAGCCCTCAATCTGTGGGGCGATAAAGCGGAGATTATTCTTGCCCAGCATCACTGGCCAACCTGGGGTAACGATAACGTTGTCAAACTGCTAAAAAGCCAACGCGATTTGTACCGTTATATCAACGATCAAACGCTACGCATGGCGAATCAGGGGCTGACTCGTGATGAAATTGCCGCAAACTTCAAATTGCCCTCTTCACTTGCTAACACCTGGGCGAATCGCGGTTATTACGGTTCAGTGAGCCATGATGTGAAAGCAACTTATGTGCTTTATCTTGGCTGGTTTGATGGTAACCCCGCGACTCTTGATGAACTGCCACCAGAAGAAGCCGCTAAAAAATTCGTGGAGTATATGGGCGGTGCTGATGCCATTTTACAAAAAGCCAAACAGGATTATGACCAGGGAAATTTCCGCTGGGTTGCCCAGGTTGTCAGTAAGGTGGTGTTTGCCGATCCAAACAACCAGGCTGCAAGGAATCTGGAAGCCGATGCGCTTGAACAGTTAGGCTACCAGGCCGAATCCGGGCCGTGGCGTAATTTTTATCTCACTGGCGCACAGGAATTACGCAATGGTGTGCAAAAACTGCCTACGCCAAATACAGCCAGTCCTGACACCGTTCGTGCCATGACGCCGGAAATGTTCTTTGATTATCTTGCTGTGCATATAAATGGCGAGAAAGCGGCAGACGCTAAAGCAGTATTGAATTTTGATTTCGGTGAAGATGGCGGCACTTATAAAGTGGAACTGGAGAACGGTGTGCTCAATCACACGGCTGATACGCAAGCCTCTGACGCCGATGCGACTATCACCCTCTCCCGCGATGTCCTGAATAAAATCATCCTGAAGGAAGAGACATTAAAAGAAGCCACGGATAAAGGCGAAGTAAAAATCACTGGAAATGAGGAAAAACTCAACGAACTGTTAGGTTATATGGACAACTTTGAATTCTGGTTCAATATTGTAACGCCATAATTTTCGTGTAAGTCGGGCAGGTTCCCTGCCCTTTTGGGGTTATAAACAAACATGTATTCTGACAAAAGAAAACACCCTCATTATTCATGGAAAAACCGCCAGGATATGGTTATTCGCGGTATGGCGATTAGCCTGCCGTGGTTTGCGTTGATTAACATCAGTTTTTCATCGTTGGTTTTGCTTCGAGGGGTATTGTTTAATGAAGGCACGACTCCATGGTTTAATGAGAAAAATCTTGTACATACGATTGATATTTCATCATTAGGTATTCTGCTAATCAGTGGTCTTTTATTAGTTAGCCCACGCAACAAAGTACAGTACATTCAGCAGTTATTGGTTATTCTAAGCCTACTATGGTCATGGTGTTGTTTTTATTTTATTGCACACTGGACGCTGCCTTTTGCATATCCACTGTGCGTATTACTAATGCTTAGTGCCGTTGTTGCGCTATATTTCCACACCCCATCACTCCTCGCATTTGTCATTCCATTATGGTTTACCATCCCGTTAGCCAGTCTTGTGCTCAATCAGTATGTGAATATTCATTTCGCTGTTATCTGGAGCATTTTTTCACTGGCTCTCTATGGCGGACGTTTTATTTTGTTGCGTTGGTTTGAAGAAGCATGGCAACAAAATAAGTACAACAACCAGTTGATTCATCGCCTCGATGCATTAGCTCATCGCGATCCCTTAACTGGAGTGGCAAACCGACGAGCGTTGGATAGTATTTTACGCGATGCCGTCGAACAAAAGACGTCGTTCGTTTTAATTATGCTGGATGTCGATTTTTTTAAACGCTACAACGACACTTATGGGCACCCCGCTGGCGATCGTTGTCTGATACAAGTTGCCAACGCACTGCAACGTGCAATTCGCCAGCCCGAAGATGTAGTTACGCGCTATGGCGGTGAAGAGTTTGCCATTATTCTTTTCAATGCGGGCTTGCAGGAAGCCGAAGCGATAGCAGCCAGAGTTAAGCAAGAACTTAAACTGGCGGCTATCCCGCATCAGGCATCTGCTGTTAGTGCATTTGTTACGGTTAGTCAGGGGATTGCCTGTTCTGCTCCTGCAAAAACGGCTGAACAAATAGTTGCTGATGCCGATGCCGCGTTATATCGGGCGAAAGAAAATGGGCGAAATCGGTGGGCTAAATAACTCTATTCCGCTGACATCAACAAACTTATAGGGAATATCAGCCAAAGTCAGCATCAGTTCACTCATGGTGGAACCCCATACACCTTAATCATATTTCCCCCACACAGCGTTAAAGCTTAAGTGTAGGTCAGTAAACAGGGCGGCCAGGACTAAGATTTGTCATTTTTTCAGCAATCCTTTTAATCCCCACTCAACTTGTAAGGGGATATTTTGCATCGTTTATCGATAACAGGTAGGATGCTGCGCCGATAGTTTTATACCCATAAAGAATAATGGTAATAACTGTCATCGCCAGGATGAATAAACATTGTTCATGGCGGCTTATAAGACTTTTTCAACGAAGCAATCAGGGAGAGCAATGAGTAAACACGACACCGACACTTCAGATCAACACGCCGCGAAACGCCGCTGGCTTAATGCCCATGAAGAGGGTTATCACAAAGCGATGGGTAATCGCCAGGTGCAGATGATCGCCATTGGCGGCGCGATTGGGACTGGTTTGTTTTTAGGCGCGGGTGCCCGACTGCAAATGGCCGGCCCGGCACTGGCACTGGTCTATTTAATCTGCGGCCTGTTTTCGTTTTTTATTTTGCGTGCGTTGGGTGAGTTGGTATTACATCGCCCTTCCAGTGGTAGTTTTGTCTCTTATGCGCGTGAATTTTTGGGAGAGAAAGCCGCTTATGTTGCCGGCTGGATGTACTTCATCAACTGGGCGATGACCGGGATTGTCGATATCACCGCCGTCGCACTGTATATGCATTACTGGGGCGCGTTTGGCGGCGTGCCGCAATGGGTATTTGCGCTCGCTGCGCTGACCATCGTTGGCACCATGAATATGATTGGTGTGAAATGGTTCGCAGAGATGGAGTTCTGGTTTGCGCTGATTAAAGTGCTCGCCATTGTGACCTTTTTGGTCGTGGGTACAGTGTTCCTCGGTAGCGGTCAGCCGCTGGATGGCAACACCACTGGCTTTCATTTAATTACCGATAATGGCGGATTCTTCCCGCACGGTTTGCTGCCTGCGCTGGTGTTAATTCAGGGCGTGGTATTTGCTTTTGCCTCCATCGAAATGGTCGGCACTGCCGCCGGAGAATGTAAAGATCCGCAGACTATGGTGCCAAAAGCAATTAACAGCGTGATTTGGCGTATTGGCCTGTTTTATGTCGGTTCCGTGGTGTTGCTAGTTATGTTATTGCCGTGGAGTGCGTATCAGGCCGGTCAAAGTCCTTTTGTGACCTTCTTCTCTAAACTCGGTGTGCCGTACATTGGTAGCATCATGAATATTGTGGTATTGACCGCTGCCCTCTCCAGCCTGAACTCTGGTCTGTACTGCACCGGGCGTATTCTGCGCTCGATGGCGATGGGCGGATCTGCGCCGGGTTTTATGGCGAAAATGAGTCGCCAGCATGTGCCGTATGCCGGGATTCTGGCGACGCTGGTTGTGTATGTCGTTGGCGTATTCCTCAATTATCTGGTGCCGTCGCGCGTATTTGAGATTGTCCTGAACTTCGCGTCATTGGGAATTATCGCCTCGTGGGCGTTTATCATTGTTTGTCAGATGCGCCTGCGTAAAGCCATCAAAGAAGGTAAAGCGGCAGATGTCAGTTTTAAACTGCCTGGCGCGCCCTTCACTTCCTGGCTGACATTACTGTTTTTACTGAGTGTTCTTGTGCTGATGGCGTTCGATTACCCGAACGGGACTTATACCATCGCGGCGCTGCCGATTATCGGTATTCTGCTGGTTATAGGCTGGTTTGGTGTGCGCAAACGCGTTGCTGAAATTCACAGCACTGCGCCAGTCGTCAAGGAAGATGAAGAACAACAGGAAATTGTGTTTAAGCCTGAAACGGCGAGTTAATTGCAAAATTGCCCGGCTACGTGCCGGGCAAATTCAAATTACTGACGAAGGTGCCGGATGCGGCGTGATAAAAGTCAGGCAAGTCACTCCATTTTCACCCTCGCCATATCTATTACAGCGCAATACGAATCACATCGTCCGGCTGAGTGGCTTCTTGCTGTTTAGTCGATTTTTGCTTCACGCTGACATACAGCGTTTTGCCATCGGCAGAAAGCGCCAGGCTGTTAGGATGGGTCGGCGTGTCGAACGTTTTCACCACTTTGTAGTTTTTCGCGTCAATCACACTGACTTTACCCGCCTGCCGATGCGTCACATAGGCTTCATTACGCGCCGGGTTAAACAACACAGCCAGGGATTCCGGTGCTGCTACCTTCGCCAGAATATTGCCGTTACGGGTATCGACCACCAGCACTTCTGCCGCTTTGGAGTCAGTGATAAACGCTCGCTGGTTGGCAGTATCGAGACTGATGTTGATAAAGAAATGCTCTTTGCCATCATCCAGCAGCTTTTTACGGCTCAGGATTTTGTTGTCGGCAGTGTCAATGGTAATCAGTTCACCATCGGCGTTAGTGGTATAGAGACGTTTGCCTTTGCTATCCAGCGCCAGGCCGGTGCTCATTTTACCGGTGTTCTGGATGGCGGTTTTCAGTTTGATATTCTCGCCATCAACCACCCAAATCACACTCTCTTTCCCAATACCGCTGATGTAAACAGTGTTCGTGGCATCGTCAGCAACCAGCTCACGTGGCTGCAGCGGACGCACCTCTTCTGTACGTTTGCGATCGTCCAGCACCAGACGCCCTTTCACTTCGCCCGTTTTGGCATCAATTGCCGTGACCGCACTGTTTACTGTGTTACCAAACCACAGCGTTTGCGTCGCGTTGTTGATAGTGGCACCAAACGGCTTGAGATCGTTATGGATCGCCTGAGTGACTTCCAGAGTCACCGGATCGAGACGATAAACCACACCGCCTTTGTCCAGTTTGCGGCTTTGCGAAGTGGCGAGCCACAGCGCGTTTTCTTGCTGGCTATAAGCCATTTCGTAGGCACCTTTACCTACCGCTTTACGCAGCATTTCTTCTGCGGCCTGCGTACTGAATGATGAAGCAACAAGCAATGAACCTAACAGTAATGAACCACGCAGGCGCGATGAAAACAGATGACGTAAATGCATGACGACTCCCTTTGATGAACCGATTTATAGCTGCTTCACAATGCTTCGTTGAGCATAATCTTCGTTACGCCCTTGTTATAAATGGGAATGGTAATCATTATTTTCTCAAATGTGGAGCATTTCTTGTTGTTACGACTACAATTTTCTCAATTGATTAACGTATTGTGCCGTTTCGTTTTCCATAAATTTACAAGTTTATTACCATTGAAGCGTTTTCCCATTCTTAACCTGGCTTTTTTCATGAAGATTTTTTCCGTCCGACAGACCGTTTTACCCGCACTGATTCTCCTTTCTCCTTCCACTTTTGCCGCTAATGAACAAACCATGATTGTTAGCGCCGCGCCGCAGGTAGTTTCTGAACTGGACACACCCGCTGCGGTAAGCGTGGTCGATGGCGAGGAGATGCGTCTGGCAAC
It encodes:
- a CDS encoding alkyl/aryl-sulfatase, translating into MQLNHIAKSLLVMGLFTTSSLPLIAAEAPKEASAATQQANNALYSQLPFSDNSDFADAHKGFIAPLPQEVIKGEQGNVIWNPQQYSFIKEGDKAPDTVNPSLWRQAQLINISGLFEVTEGVYQIRNLDLSNMTIIEGKEGITVVDPLVSAETAKVGMDLYYKNRGQKPVVAVIYTHSHVDHYGGVRGVVDEADVKSGKTKIYAPAGFLEEAVSENIMAGNVMSRRASYMYGNLLKPDAKGQVGAGLGTTTSAGTVTLIAPTNYITKTGQKETIDGLTYDFLMAPGSEAPSEMLWFIEEKKLIETAEDVTHTLHNTYSLRGAKIRQPLPWSKYINEALNLWGDKAEIILAQHHWPTWGNDNVVKLLKSQRDLYRYINDQTLRMANQGLTRDEIAANFKLPSSLANTWANRGYYGSVSHDVKATYVLYLGWFDGNPATLDELPPEEAAKKFVEYMGGADAILQKAKQDYDQGNFRWVAQVVSKVVFADPNNQAARNLEADALEQLGYQAESGPWRNFYLTGAQELRNGVQKLPTPNTASPDTVRAMTPEMFFDYLAVHINGEKAADAKAVLNFDFGEDGGTYKVELENGVLNHTADTQASDADATITLSRDVLNKIILKEETLKEATDKGEVKITGNEEKLNELLGYMDNFEFWFNIVTP
- a CDS encoding GGDEF domain-containing protein — protein: MVIRGMAISLPWFALINISFSSLVLLRGVLFNEGTTPWFNEKNLVHTIDISSLGILLISGLLLVSPRNKVQYIQQLLVILSLLWSWCCFYFIAHWTLPFAYPLCVLLMLSAVVALYFHTPSLLAFVIPLWFTIPLASLVLNQYVNIHFAVIWSIFSLALYGGRFILLRWFEEAWQQNKYNNQLIHRLDALAHRDPLTGVANRRALDSILRDAVEQKTSFVLIMLDVDFFKRYNDTYGHPAGDRCLIQVANALQRAIRQPEDVVTRYGGEEFAIILFNAGLQEAEAIAARVKQELKLAAIPHQASAVSAFVTVSQGIACSAPAKTAEQIVADADAALYRAKENGRNRWAK
- the ansP gene encoding L-asparagine permease; protein product: MSKHDTDTSDQHAAKRRWLNAHEEGYHKAMGNRQVQMIAIGGAIGTGLFLGAGARLQMAGPALALVYLICGLFSFFILRALGELVLHRPSSGSFVSYAREFLGEKAAYVAGWMYFINWAMTGIVDITAVALYMHYWGAFGGVPQWVFALAALTIVGTMNMIGVKWFAEMEFWFALIKVLAIVTFLVVGTVFLGSGQPLDGNTTGFHLITDNGGFFPHGLLPALVLIQGVVFAFASIEMVGTAAGECKDPQTMVPKAINSVIWRIGLFYVGSVVLLVMLLPWSAYQAGQSPFVTFFSKLGVPYIGSIMNIVVLTAALSSLNSGLYCTGRILRSMAMGGSAPGFMAKMSRQHVPYAGILATLVVYVVGVFLNYLVPSRVFEIVLNFASLGIIASWAFIIVCQMRLRKAIKEGKAADVSFKLPGAPFTSWLTLLFLLSVLVLMAFDYPNGTYTIAALPIIGILLVIGWFGVRKRVAEIHSTAPVVKEDEEQQEIVFKPETAS
- a CDS encoding 7-bladed beta-propeller protein YncE gives rise to the protein MHLRHLFSSRLRGSLLLGSLLVASSFSTQAAEEMLRKAVGKGAYEMAYSQQENALWLATSQSRKLDKGGVVYRLDPVTLEVTQAIHNDLKPFGATINNATQTLWFGNTVNSAVTAIDAKTGEVKGRLVLDDRKRTEEVRPLQPRELVADDATNTVYISGIGKESVIWVVDGENIKLKTAIQNTGKMSTGLALDSKGKRLYTTNADGELITIDTADNKILSRKKLLDDGKEHFFINISLDTANQRAFITDSKAAEVLVVDTRNGNILAKVAAPESLAVLFNPARNEAYVTHRQAGKVSVIDAKNYKVVKTFDTPTHPNSLALSADGKTLYVSVKQKSTKQQEATQPDDVIRIAL